In Sus scrofa isolate TJ Tabasco breed Duroc chromosome 14, Sscrofa11.1, whole genome shotgun sequence, the sequence cccaagaaatggcaagaagacaaaaaaaaaaaaaaaaaaaaaatcaattatgctCCAAAACAAAAAGGTACCGAGGACTATAGCTGTGACATTGGTTCCTACTTTTGCATGTCTCTTTAATGTCTAGTTCCTTATTAGAGATCTGGATCTTCAAATCTCCATCTGCATATTCAGTCTATCATGATAGGCTGTGTAGTGTTAAGAATATGAAGAACATCTAGGCTCTCACTGATACATAGCTAGCAAAAGGGACCTCAAAGAGACTCTGGGTAGTGGGGAACCCCAGTGGTCCTTAGGCCACTTTTGAAAAGCCATGGAGTAAATgaggaaatatttataatagaCCTAGAATAAcatctggcacatggtaaacactatatatttttaaactaaatatgaAGCAAATGCTCAGTgcattttaattacttaatttattaattttttgctttttagggctgcacctgcggggtatggaaattcccaggccaggggtagaatgggagctgcagctgccagcctacaccagggcaaTGTGGAATCCCacccctgtctgcgacctacaccacggctcacagcaatacctgatctttaacccactctcagtacattttaaactttgaaaGTCTTCAGTTTTAATCCACATGTATCAGGTTGGGGTGGATTTTATAGCTACAAAGacattaaaggtttttttttttttttttcctgccttcaaggagctcacaaTCTGATGGGGGAGGCTACCTGTAACTACGTTAAAACTCACTGTGCTAAGAGCAGTTTTATGGGAGTAGGCAGCAGGCTGTGTGGATGCAAAAGCAGGTCCCTAATTACCCATGCGTGAGGGTGCGAAgggtggggttgtgggttcaggGAAGGCTCACCTGGGCGGGGATGGGTGGTCTGATGGACTAGCGGATTTAGCCAGGTCAAAAGAAAGAGGGCTCGGGACAAGAAAGCTGAAATCCAAACCCCGGCCTCACCTTCTCTGTGAAGTGGTGTTTATGTCATAAGGAGCCACTAATGGACGTGGCCCGGCAGGCAGCGTAGCCCGGCGGCTCAGGGACCAGAGGACCGCACCACTCTTCTGCCCTTCTCCCGGGCGCCTCTCCTGGAGCACAGGGCCTGGCGTCGCCAGGTCTGCCTGGTGACCAGGTCGGTGAGGCGGGTCCTCGACTCCCCACCCCATAGTCCACCTCCGGAaccctccttttctctccaaaGCTGGGGCTGCCCGCTGACGCTGTGAATCGTCCAGAGACCGGCGACCCCCATCCCCACCgcctccactccctctcctccgGGCTAGTTTGACCCCTCCAGGCGGGAGTGggaaaggaggagccaggaccGGGCCCGAGGAGGGGGTGGCGCCTCCGGACACGCTGGGGGATCCGGCTGCAGGCGGGAAGGAAGGTCCCGCGGGTGGAGCTGGGGgtccgggggggcggggggctgcggAGTCGGCGGGTGGGGGTGCGGTGCCCGTGGGGGCCCCAGGGCGCCCTCGGGCGGCGGAAGCTGGGCGCGCCCCTCTCCAGGCCGGGATCAGGGCGGGGCGCGTGGCATCCCTGCGGGGGGAGCCGGTCACCCAGCGTCGCCGCGGACAAAGTTTCCCGGAGGAGCCGCGGCCGCCCTTCCTTTCCAGGCCCCGGGCGTGTGGGCGAGCTTCGGGCGAGGACTGTTTCCGAGGGCAGTGGGGGCCCCCTCTCCAGCTAGACCCCGCGCCTCCATTGCGCCCAACTCGGATTCCCAACTTGGGAGGCGCCGCGGGCCTGCGCACGCGCGCGCTTTCCTCGCCTccgtctcctcctccttctccccccactGGGGAGCAGGCTCTGGGCCGAGCGGGGCGCGGAGACCCGCACCCGGCGCGCTGACCTCTGGCTCCCGGCCGGTCGCCTCCGCCCATGCCGACGCCCGCCGCCCGCCCGGTGCGCCCTCGCCGGAGGACCAGCTAAGCGCGGGCCGGCGGCGGCAGAGGGAGGTGGGCCCGGCCCGGCGCTGCCCTCGACAGCGGCAAGTTTGGGAGTTGCACTAGTTTGCGGGGTGAGGGAGAGGCCGGGCGGGGGGCCATGGAGGAGGACCGGGGGTCGGCGCTAGCAGCCGAGTCAGCGCTGGAGAAGAATGTGGCGGAGCTGACCGTCATGGACGTGTACGACATCGCGTCGCTCGTGGGCCACGAGTTCGAGCGGGTCATCGACCAGCACGGCTGCGAGGCCATCGCGCGCCTCATGCCCAAGGTCGTGCGCGTCCTGGAGATCCTGGAGGTGCTGGTCAGCCGCCACCACGTCGCACCAGAGCTGGACGAGCTGCGCCTCGAGCTGGATCGTCTGCGCCTGGAGAGGATGGACCGCATCGAGAAGGAGCGCAAGCACCAGAAGGTGGGCAGTAGCCTCAGTCTGCCCATCCGGGCAATGGAGCAGCTGGGACCTAGGGGCCCTTTCGTATAGGACAACTGTAGGTGACACTTATGTGTACACAGAGAATAGGCAACAGGGATAGGGATGGAGGCCCCGGCCCTCTTTTGCCCAGTCTAGGGGACCTGGCATATACCACCCCCAGAGATTAAGGGTAGTTCTTTGGAGTCAGACCTAAGTTCCGGTCCTACTTTTACcatttaatagctgtgtgaccttgagtaagttatttaacctctctgtgctttatttCCCCACATATCAGATGGTGATACTAATAGGATCCACCTTTTAAGTATTAaatgggggggagttcccgtcgtggcgcagtggttagcgaatccgactaggaaccatgaggttgagggttcagtccgtgcccttgctcagtgggttaacgatccggcgttgccgtgagctgtggtgtaggtcgcagacgcggctcggatcctgcgttgctgtggctctggcgtaggccggtggctacagctccgattggacccctagcctgggaacctccatatgccacgggagcggcccaaagaaatagcaaaagaaaaaaaaagaaaaaagaattaaatgggggagtttcctggtggctaagtgggttaaggacctggtattgtcactgctgtggtgcacattcagtccctgtcccagaaacttaagcatgcaggtgcagccaaaaaaaaaaaaaaaaaaaaaaagttaaaatggcaaatttaaaggaaaaaagagaattaaatggGATGTTTTCTAAAGTACttagctaggagttcccgctgaggctcagcaggttaaggatccagctgtccctgcagtggcttgggttgctatgtGGGAAGGGTTCGACTCCTGGCtccagaacctccacatgctgcagacacagacaaaaaaataataaaaaattgagtGCTTAAGTAATGTTATTCTTTTCCAGAAATGAAATAAGTCCCTCTGCCCTTCAGTGTCACCTAAGAAGCTAGGACACCAGGCCCCTTTCTTCATCCTCCTCTAGAACCCTCCAGAGCCAAGAGGATATGACCTCTAGCCACTAAGCTCATTGACGCTCAGTCTCTGAGTTCCAGTTTGCAAATGGCTTTGCAGGGTTTCTTCGAGTCTATTAACATGAGGTGATTTTATCTTTAATCCTCACACAACTCTGTGAGGTAGGGACTGTTATCTTCATCTTATATATGAAGAAACAGGATCAGAGTGCGAGGATTTGTCTCAAGTTAGTGCTGACAGGGGATTTGTCTCAAGTTAGTGCTGACAGAGTCCCAGCCCTGGTGGAGGTCATTCTTGTGCCTCTTCTCTTGAAGGAGGATGATTTCAGGCAGTTTTATGCCCAAGCCTCTGCCTTGTAAAGAAGAATCCCTCTGGACTCAAGAATCAGGGCCTCCTCACTGGGCCTGGAGGCCAGACAAGGTGCCTGGGGAAAAGGAAGTGGGagatgtgtggtttcctgcccCAACCACAGCCCAAGGAAGCTCTTGTCAGACCCTTCGGACTGAGAATGGGAGGAAATGCTTTTCCTTGAGGAGTCAGGGTGCCTGAGCAGGTTCTGTCTTGCTCTGTGGCCTCAGAAAATACACTGAGCCTCTCTGAACCTATCTGACCAGCCATCACCTACTGTGTGTACTTTGAGGTCTGTGTCTTTTCAAGGAGCAGAGCCTAGGCAGTCTTAACCTGAGGGCAGATCCTTAGGTGGTTAAGAGCACTAGTGTTTTGGAGGTTTGATTGTGTTTGTTCTCATAGGCCCCTATGCCCTGGGGTCAGATAGGAGATTCACACTCCCGAGAAAACCTTAGGCACCATTTCCAAGATCACAGGGAACTTGAGAGCTTGACAATGTCCCTGTCCTGTAATGAAGGTCAGGATTCTTAGGAGCAGAGACTTTGGAGCTAGAGAGCCTGTTTTCAAACTCTTTCCCTCAcaggctgtgtggtcttgggcaagttaccttgcctctctgtgcctcagtttccacagctgtaaaatggggataataatatagTACCCACCTCATAGGATTATGGTTAGAATTAAAGTACCCTAGACAAATACTGGCCCATTTTGAGGACTTTACCAGTGTTAACTTGCATTTAGACCAGGAAAGGCTTTCACTGAGTGCTCTTAGGCTGAAAATGGAGATGCCGCCTCACCTCAGTTACCGCTACTCCTTCTCCAGATCCTTCTATCTCTCCCAGAGggtttggggaaggaaggaaCCTTGAGATCCTCTCATACAACTGCCTTTTATTGGGGCAGTTGACTAAGGGGCTTAGCCCAGGTCACACAAGTCCCAGcatctctgtccccaccccaagCATTTCAAGTCTGCTGCAGCCGAGCTGGGAGACACCACTAGGCCTGGAGTCAGGTGGCATTCCCAGCCAGCTGCACTTGTCACTTCTGGAACGCTGTCAGCCAGGAAGTAAACACCAGTGTGTTCAGAGTCAGAGCTTATTTGTAAATGTTGAGGAcaatcttttctaatttggaggacaaaacctttttttttttccccttcacaaCCACAGTCCCTGTTCTTTCGTATTCTTGGGATCAAGAAagactcattgatttttttttttttcctgcagcctcAAAGGCTCTTCAAGGTGTTATTTCTACAAAAGTCTTGGCATATCCTTGTTCTTATCTGTCTGTCTAttcattcctccctcctcctctcccctgccctgcttccctccctccttccatccattccttccttttttccttccttcttctctttcaacAATTATAGCTCCAGTAAAGCATGCACCCTCTCTTCCACCAACTCCTCCTCCCAAAAGACCCTCAGAATCAGTTCCGTTCATCACTCAGTCCCAGGCCATAGTCTTATGTTCTACCTGGTTACTCACTCTGCAACCCCGTTGATGGAACCACAGCTTGCAGTGCCCTCCTAGGTGACACGGGTGATGTAGAGGAAAGGAAAACCAGGTCCTCATCTCAGGCAGTGGGTAGGTAATAGGGAAGAcaggaaacacacacaaatagactttcaaggagttcccatcatggcgtagatgttaacgaatccgactaggaaccatgaggtttcgggttcaatccctggccttgcccagtgggttaaggatccggcgttgccgtgagctgtggtgtaggttgcagacgcggctcggatcccacgttgctatggctctggcttaggccagtagctacagctccgattagacccatagcctaggaacttccatatgctgcaggagcagccctagaaaaggcaaaaagaccaaaaaaaaaaaaaaaaatagacttttgaaAGCTGTGCATATACAGTTGCATCTAAATGTAAACAGCATTGTTCATTTATAATTCAACagaatttattgagtacctactatgtgccaggcactgttctgagagACAGTGGTGACCACAACAGAAGAGGTCTTAGACCTCAAGGATCTGACTTTTTAGCACAGTGCTGTTCCATAGAAATATAACGTGGTGTGTCATTTTAACATAaagacaccaggagttcccattgtggcccagctggttaagcatctggtgttgtctctggggcaactcagatttgatccctggcccggggaacttccatatgccacaggcactgctgaaaaaggaggggggagaagaCACCAATGAggttaattttaataacatatccTCGGGTTGTTTTTTCGGGGGGGCC encodes:
- the LOC102160998 gene encoding collagen alpha-1(I) chain-like, whose amino-acid sequence is MGGGDRPGARGQRAGCGSPRPARPRACSPVGGEGGGDGGEESARVRRPAAPPKLGIRVGRNGGAGSSWRGGPHCPRKQSSPEARPHARGLERKGGRGSSGKLCPRRRWVTGSPRRDATRPALIPAWRGARPASAARGRPGAPTGTAPPPADSAAPRPPGPPAPPAGPSFPPAAGSPSVSGGATPSSGPVLAPPFPLPPGGVKLARRRGSGGGGDGGRRSLDDSQRQRAAPALERKGGFRRWTMGWGVEDPPHRPGHQADLATPGPVLQERRPGEGQKSGAVLWSLSRRATLPAGPRPLVAPYDINTTSQRRVFSGF